gcttggtgcctgcactacaaatccactgctcctggaggccatttttttgttgtcttttgttgttattattattgttattgttgtcattgctgccatttttgttggataggacagaaagaaatagagagagcccttgttgttttattgttgtagttattattgttgttgtcgtcgttgttggataggacagagagaaatggagagaggaggggaagacagagggggagagaaagacagacacctgcagacctgcttcaccgcctgggaagcgactcccctgcaggtggggagccggggtttgaaccgggatccttatgcccgtccttgtgctttgcaccacctgcgcttaacccgctgtgctacagcccgactcccaataaatatttttttttaaataaaataagaattaagtaatgttggtccgggaggtggcgcagtgataaaactttggactctcaagcatgaggttctgagtttgatccctggcagcacatgtgccagagtgatgtctggttctttctctctcctcctatcgtcctcattaataaataaataaaatctttaaaaaataaaataagaattaagtCGTGAAAACTGGTTGAATCGGCACTGAATTCCAACTGCTTATGGTGGTAGTTGTTTTTATTCCCTCGCCTGCCAGGGGATaacttcaccggcggtgaagcctgcaccaggtgtctgtctttctctccctctctctatctcttcatcctctcacaatttttctcatcctatctaataaaaaaaaagttggagggtcgggtggtagcacaccgggttaagcacacataagtgAAGCACGAGGGTcctggtcgagcccccggctgcccaccctCAGGGGGTCGCTTaatcagcggtgaagcaggtctgcaggtgtctgtctttctctctctctcactgccttccctcctctctccatttctctgtcctatccgacagcaacagcaataacaataacaatggggaaaatggcctccaggagcagtggattctagtgcaggcacgagccccagtgacaaccctggaggccaacaaaaagaaaaatagaaaaaaaggacaaaggaaaaccTGGCTTCTAGGAGTGGCGAGTTTGCAGCGCCGGGCCCGGAcctcggtgataaccctggaggctgttGACTTCCCCCCCTTTTCTGTATCAGAAACATCTCATtcagattgttgttgttgttttaattttttgaaatattttatttattcccttttgttgtccttgttgttttattgttgtagtgattattgttattgatgtcgtcattgttggataggacagagagaaatggagagaggacaggaagacagaggggggggagaaagacagacccctgcagacctgcttcaccgcctgtgaagcgactcccctgcaggtggggagccgggggctcgaaccgggatccttactccggtccttgtgctttgcgccaggggcgctcaacccgctgtgccaccgcccgcccccctaggctgtttatttttatgttggtgttttcactgttcacttttgtctttttttttttttttttttaggaaggaAGACTTCAAGAAGTCATTGAGACACTTCTCTCCTTGGAAAAACAGACCCGCACTGTGAGCACATTGCTTTAAGATTTAAATTACCATTCATTTCATTAACTTCCCTTTTTTGGTCAAGAAATACACATTTATTTAGAAAAGGTACTTGCTGATGACAGAATGTGAACTTGATCTTTGGAAATGAGAAAAAGTCTGACTTGGGCTTCACAGGTCGAAATGCACTAgttaaggaaagggaaagggggggccgggtggtggtggcacagtgggttaagcacacatattacaaagcgcaaggacctgtgcaaagatcctggttcgagccccggcttcccacctacaggggagttgctttacaggcggtgaagcaggtctgcaggtgtctgtctctctcttccccctctctgtcttcccctcctctctcagtttctctctgttctatccaaaaaaaaaaagataaaactggccacaggaacagtggattcctagtgcaggcactgaaccccttccctgataaccctggaagcagaaggGAAAGGGTACAGACCGAGGGCTTGAGCAGAAGACTTGAAGAGCTAGTTTTCTCTGAGAAGGGAAGGGCCCGCTGAAGTAAGCCTACCCCCCATTAACTTCCACACATCCCTCCTTCCAGGCATCTGATATGGTGTCCACATCCCGCATCTTAGTTGCAGTGGTGAAGATGTGCTATGAAGCTAAAGACTGGGATCTGCTTAATGAAAATATTATGCTTTTGTCAAAAAGACGGAGTCAGTTAAAGCAGGTGAGTTCATGACTATTCAAAAAACTGAACTCTGGTTTGTTGCACCAAAGCATGGGACTGAGGGAGGGGGCTTTCAGTCTAGCCGTGATGGCGCATGAGAGCGTTTCACAGAAAACAGtttgggggcttggtggtggcacagcaagttaagcacacatggcacgaagcacaaggaccggcatgaggatctgggattgagccccccggctccccacctgcaggggagtcgcttcacaggcggtgaagcaggtctgcaggtgtctgtctttctctccccctctctgtgtttccctcttccctcgatttctctgtcttatccaacaacaatgatgaacaagggcaacaaaagggaaaaagtgtccGAGTTTAAATAAGAACTCTGAGGAATCAAGTCTGCAGATCTGTTGTTTAGAAACGGCGCTGTAGGTCGCCTGGATGCTGTGCCTGTCTGACCACCATGCCTGCGGTTCAGGTGGGGCCTGGCTCACTGCAGGCCACAGAGGAGTCTGCTGCAGTATCTtccctgtctctgtgtttctgtaaGACAGGTGAGAAGTTGTCtgtctgcttttccttccttGTCGTCATAACCACTGTAGAACTCTGCTTTTCTCATgctacctttttctttctctttagtcTCCTGCCacttctttcttgcttttctattttactgtcaaAAAAATACTAGCTAACAAAGACATGCCTCCTCCACCTTCTGTCTGTGGAGTCAGTTCATCAGTCTTGGGGAAGAGCAGTAAGGTCTGTGCCCGAGATCCTCCTAGCCTCTTGACTTGTTACTGGGTACTTAGAACTCACTGGTCACTAGGGAGAGGTTGGTACTCTGCTGTAGGGACTTGAGTGTCTAGAGTTAATTGGGAAGACCCAACTTGACCAGAGTACTTCATCAGTGAAGCACTACCGAGGGGAGTCACGAGGGATGAACCTTATACATGGTCGGTGTTTATTACTTTAGGCTGTTGCAAAAATGGTTCAACAGTGCTGCGTTTACGTTGAGGAAATCACAGACCTTGCAGTCAAACTTCGTTTAATTGATACTCTGCGGATGGTTACAGAAGGAAAGGTGAGTTTTATAGCAGTGTAACTCCCAGTGCTAAGTGTCTGTATTAACGAGTATTTCTCTGTACGGATGTCATATGTAAGAACGCATGGTTTTGCTTGATTGGATAAGGGaccgcagcaccaaagcttccttcgctGCGGTGGGGGccggaattgaacctgggtcgcacacaGCCCGAGTGAGTGGTCTTGCCAGCCCAGTGCACATGGATTCTCAAGACAAAAAAGTCATTGACTTAGTTCAGCCAGTACCTTGCACATTTAGTATTTGCCCATATGCAGGTGagttgtgtgcgtgtgtgtgttcggTATCGGGGAGAGGGAGactcctacaacactgcttcaccactcgagaagctttctccctgcaggtgggaaccggagcTTCGGACGTGGACCCTTGTGCTCAGTAATGTGTGATTTTTCCAAATCAGCCTATTAGAAGAGAAGGGTGTAGAAATAGTTTCTGTGCGGTGTCCAGACACCGTGCTTTCAGTCTCCTTTAGCTCAGAGCGCTCTGGGAAATCTAGTCTAGTCTAGTCTAGTTtagtttaccagagtactgcttagctctgtttctgggagtgtgggggaattgagccaaagacttcagaacctcacgcatgaaagtctttcataaccactatgctgcctcccccACCTGAAATCTAGCTTGTTAAGAGTAAGtagggagggccaggcagtggcgcacctagttaagcgctcacattacagagcacaaggagccaggttcaagcccctggtccccatctgcacaggaagcttcatgagtggtgaagcagggctacaggtgtctctctgtctctctccctctctatctcccccctcttgatttctctctgtctctatccaataaataaaataaaataaaataaaaagtttaaaaattgtctttaaaaGAGTAAGTAGAACAGGTTGATCATACGTGTCACCAcacacagggacctgggctcaGGCCCTCAGTCTCCCCTGTGGGAGGAGAAGTTTCACACCTGGtgaataatgctgcaggtgtctgtctctctccctctttatttccccctttcctctcaatttctctttgtgtctattcaagtaataataattaaaagagaaaaaatggggagttgggtgttagcgcagcgggctaagccacgtggcacaaagcgcaaggaccggagtaaggatcccggttcgagcccccggctccccaccagcagggcagtcgcttcacaggcggtgaagcaggtctgcaggtgtctgtctttctctcccccctctgtcttcccctcctctctccatttctctgtcctatccagcaacaacgacagcaataacaacaataataactataacaataaaacaactagggcaacaaaagggaataaatactttttttaaaaaaatgatggctaccaggagcagtgggttcattatgcaggcaccagtctccagcaataaccctggtgacaatttttaaaaaaggtaaatagAAATTCTGTAGGACCAGTGGTAGGGGGAATATAGAGAGACAGCAAAGGAAGAAACACATGGCACATTAGGAACCTGGGTGACTTGTTAATATTGGAGACCAACGATTTGGGGATGAAGTGGGGGGGAGGTTGCAGGGCTAAAGCAGAGGGGTGGGGAAAGCCTAAGCAGGTGGACTAGTTCTGTTGAAATCGTGAGTCTCTGAGATTACTTAGAGCTTTAAAAATGTCAGCAGTAGCATTAACACTTAGCAAGGTTAGATATTTTTTATAGCAGTCTTGTGTTTAAAGATAAGTCAAAATTAGTATTGATTGAAATGTAGGTCCTAGTTTGTCTATGTTCTTCGTAaagtgttattgttattatttattttgcctccagggttattggagctcagtgccagcactacaagttcaccgctcctggcggccattcccccccacccccattttatttgataggacagagagaaatttgagaggggagcagatagatagagagggagagacacctgcagatgggagcagggatttgaaccccagtccttgcacatagtactaagtgcgctTAACTACAGGCGTGCCCCCTCCCATAGTTCTTTTAAAAGCACTCTGCATTCAGTATGTCATTTATGTAGCTTATGGTCTTGTTATTTGTTGACTTTAATGACCTCACTTTTAGTTCTCAAAGCGAATTTGCAAAGTGAGTTACATTTATAAGAGAGACACTTTAAAATGAGGTGACTAAAATGTAGGGACCTAGTACATGGAGCAGAAAGCACGCAGTAGTTGCAAGGTAGTCTGATACTATTTAGATCTAATGTGAAAATAGTTTCGTTCTGTCTTTCGAATTTTTAACACACTTCTGTCGGAATTTTCATAAtaagaattttttgtttttatagatttatgTTGAAATTGAGCGTGCTCGACTGACTAAAACGTTGGCAACTATAAAAGAGCAAAATGGTGACGTCAAAGAGGCGGCTTCAATTTTACAAGAGTTACAGGTGAAACgtcatattttaaatgtttctttttctgaaaCACTTTTTTAAGAAGACGCTTCATAACATGGAAAATTATTTGCCCACGTTCTAGGAATGAACTGGTGGTTTTCACAACTCAAATGAGTCTAACTGTAAAAGCATTATGGGGAGTGAGCAGTCTTAAAAACTTACATGAtatatttgattttctttctttttaagatttatttaaagaaagagagactcttATGTGATCCCAGGGGTTGAAACTAGAGTCTTACACATGCAGGTTCTGTGCTCTACCCCTTGAACTGGCTACTGCATTTCACAGCTCCGGTGATGGGAGAATAGATTGTTGGTCTTCAGAAGTCATGATTGAAGGGAGCATCACTATAAAGAGCTGAGAGTTTGAAGCTCATACAATTGCTTCATGCCTTCGTTACGATAGCATTTACACACAGTTCTACATGTTCTGAAATTTTGTACCAAAATTTGaaactatagcaaaaaaaaaaaacttttaaaaactttgctttccagagcactgctcagctttgccttacggtggtgcggggcattgaacctgggaccttggatgctcaggcatgagagggttTTTTTTCATGACCTGTAGCATATAATAATTTTTCAACTGAAATTTTCCGGAGGAGACTTAACTTTTCATGTCATGAGTATTCTTCCTATATGTGTGACtaggcctaggaggtggtgcagtggagaaggTAGTGGGCTTTCAGACACGtggctccaggttcagtctttGGTATCGCACattccagaatgatgctttggcgCTCTCCCATCCCGTCTCGacccattccacccaccccacTCCTTAATAAGTCAGTCTTAAAAAATGGCTGctcaggagtctggcggtagcgcagtgggttaagcgcacgtggcgtgaagcgcaaggaccaaggtaaggatcccggttcgagcccccagctccccacttgcaggggagtcgcttcacaggtggtgaagcagatctgcaggtgtctttctttccccctctatgtcttccccatctctatccatttctctctgtcctatccaacaataacaacatcaataaccacaacaatgttaaacaacaggggcaacaaaagggaaagtaaatacttttaaaaatggctGCTTTGCCTACAGTATGGTCCCTCCCACATGTGACTGCACTGTCAGTAGTGAGTGTTACTTTTGACAAGGATGTTTTAATGTCAGATTTTACTGCAGCTGTGAAACTGTCAGATAATGGTTGTTTGGTGACCTCACTAGGTGGAAACCTATGGGTCGATGGAAAAGAAGGAGCGAGTGGAGTTTATTCTGGAGCAGATGCGGCTCTGCCTAGCTGTGAAGGATCACATCCGCACGCAGATCATCAGCAAGAAAGTCAACACCAAGTTTTTCCAGGAAGAAAACACAGAGGTGAGCAGATCTCTTCATACAAGTGTAGGTGTGTTGGGGCTGGAGGAGCTCATAACTTGATTTTAACTCTGTCAACCGTTTCTTTCCTTCTCAGAAATTAAAATTGAAATACTACAATTTAATGATTCAGTTAGATCAACATGAGGGGTCCTATTTGTCTATTTGTAAGCACTACAGAGCAATATATGACACTCCCTGTATACAGGCAGAAAGTGAAAAGTGGCAGCAGGTAAGATGTTATGTTACTGGACACCGATTTATTTGgaagaatttgcattttaaaataatttaaatgtaatGATCTGTAATTGGTTCTGTTTTCTATTTGCTGTATTGAAAATTCAGTTTATTCTTATCTCTTGAATCTAATTTGTGCTTATAAGTCCTAAATAGAATACTAATATGCCCTTATTAAATACTACAGAAAGATACTGTGGATAGGACAGCCTGCTAAGAGTTCTTCCCCTTACACTTGAAAATCgtatgaaaaaataatttatgtatattatataattatatatttatataaatatatgtgtttatatataagtAATTATCTGTGACTTCAGTTTCTTGCCAACATTCATTTTATCTCTAATGTGTTTGTTATACAACTCTTCTAGGCTCTGAAAAGTGTTGTCCTCTATGTTATCTTGGCTCCTTTTGACAATGAACAGTCAGATTTGGTTTGCCGAATTAGTAGTGACAAGAAATTAGAAGAAATTCCTAAATACAAGTAAGTACTTTTATAATTAGTATAGTTTACCACAGTAAAAACATTTTGGAAAATAAAGTTTATACTACTGGTTGCTGATAAATTGCCATAGAgtgcaggggtaaatagcataatggttatgcaaagagactcatgcttgaggttacaaagtcccaggttcaatcccccacaccaccataagccagagttgagcaaaaataaaataaaataaattgctaTAGAGAATTGGAGGAAGAAGGGGGGTTAGTTGGTCCCGTGGCACAGGAATTTTGTGGTGGATGTAGCGAGTTGTAGAAGCAAGTATGTGTGTCGGTGTGTCGCTGCATCTCTAAAACCTTACAATAGGGgctagcataacggttatgcagaaagacctggatgcctgaggtaccagatgtcccaggtacaacccccagcactaccctatgccagagctctggtaaaattaataaaaataacatttaaaataaaaaacttacaatgttgggagtc
Above is a window of Erinaceus europaeus chromosome 12, mEriEur2.1, whole genome shotgun sequence DNA encoding:
- the PSMD12 gene encoding 26S proteasome non-ATPase regulatory subunit 12 isoform X2; amino-acid sequence: MADGGSERADGRIVKMEVDYSATVDQRLPECEKLAKEGRLQEVIETLLSLEKQTRTASDMVSTSRILVAVVKMCYEAKDWDLLNENIMLLSKRRSQLKQIYVEIERARLTKTLATIKEQNGDVKEAASILQELQVETYGSMEKKERVEFILEQMRLCLAVKDHIRTQIISKKVNTKFFQEENTEKLKLKYYNLMIQLDQHEGSYLSICKHYRAIYDTPCIQAESEKWQQALKSVVLYVILAPFDNEQSDLVCRISSDKKLEEIPKYKDLLKLFTTMELMRWSTLVEDYGMELRKGSLESPATDVFGYTEDGEKRWQDLKNRVVEHNIRIMAKYYTRITMKRMAQLLDLSVDESEAFLSNLVVNKTIFAKVDRLAGVINFQRPKDPNNLLNDWSQKLNSLMSLVNKSTHLIAKEEMTHNLQ
- the PSMD12 gene encoding 26S proteasome non-ATPase regulatory subunit 12 isoform X1; translation: MADGGSERADGRIVKMEVDYSATVDQRLPECEKLAKEGRLQEVIETLLSLEKQTRTASDMVSTSRILVAVVKMCYEAKDWDLLNENIMLLSKRRSQLKQAVAKMVQQCCVYVEEITDLAVKLRLIDTLRMVTEGKIYVEIERARLTKTLATIKEQNGDVKEAASILQELQVETYGSMEKKERVEFILEQMRLCLAVKDHIRTQIISKKVNTKFFQEENTEKLKLKYYNLMIQLDQHEGSYLSICKHYRAIYDTPCIQAESEKWQQALKSVVLYVILAPFDNEQSDLVCRISSDKKLEEIPKYKDLLKLFTTMELMRWSTLVEDYGMELRKGSLESPATDVFGYTEDGEKRWQDLKNRVVEHNIRIMAKYYTRITMKRMAQLLDLSVDESEAFLSNLVVNKTIFAKVDRLAGVINFQRPKDPNNLLNDWSQKLNSLMSLVNKSTHLIAKEEMTHNLQ